Genomic segment of Psychrobacter sanguinis:
TTTGATAATTGGCCAACTATTAACACTTAGTAGTGGCTCTGGAGGATTGATAAAGGCTTCATTTAAAGATTTTCGTCTTTTATTACCCAATATTAAACTTAGTAGGATAAAATTTGCTGCTGCTTATTATAAGCAATTCCCTATTTTTCGTCTGCCATCACAATTACTGCTTCAAGTATCAAGTAATGCACCGGTATTGATGATGTCAGCCTTATATGGTAAAGGTCTAACTGGACAGTTAAGCCTAGCAATTATGGCTATATCTCTGCCGACAGGTATTATTTCTCAAGCTATAAGTAGTGCGTTCTATGCTGAAATCGCTAAAATTGGTAGAAGAAATTTAGACCAAGTAAGATATTTGACAATAGATATCCAAAAAAAGCTGTTCTTAATTGGCATTCCAATCACTATATTAGTTATGCTTTTATCCGAGTCTATGTTTAAAGTGGTATTTGGTGCAGAATGGCAAGTTGCTGGACAATTTGCTGCAATTCTAGCCCCTTTTGTATTATTGCAATTCACATCAAATCCATTAATGCAGGTTTTAAATATAGCAGGTTCTCAAAAGCATTTCCTTTTAATAAATATTACTAGAATTTTGGGCTTAGCAGTTTTATTGCTTATTTTTAATACTTATGAATTCAGCCATGAAACTTTTGTAATAGCCCTTAGTATTTACCTAAGTTTATATTATTTAGGAACTACCTTATTTATCATATTTACAGTTAGAAAACCTAATATTACAATAAATCCAACTTAACTTAAGACTAAAAGAGTTTTAATAATGAAAAAAAATATTTTATGTGTTTCAAAAACTAAACTAGAGGGTAAAGTTAAAGTAAGTGGTGCAAAGAATGCTGCCTTAAAATTACTGACTGCCTCAGTTTTAACTAGTGATAAAGTCGAGTTATTTGACTCCCCTAATGGTCTATTAGATATGCAGGTTCATATCGGTATGATAGAGAAAATGGGGAAAACATGCTACCAAAAAGATGGTTATTTATGTATAGAAGAATCTTCAACCATATCTAATGAGTTGTTATGGGACGAACGCTCAATAAGAAACTCATTACTAATACTAGGTTCCCTAACAGCTCGCTTTAGTCAAGGAAAAGTTCCACTTCCTGGTGGCTGTCCTCTAGGGGATAGAAAATATGATTTACATATACAAGTCTTAGAGAGTATGGGAGCAAAAGTATGGGAAGAAGAGGGATATCTTTGCGCAAAATCTAACGGGCGATTGATAGGTTGTGAAATACACTTACCTATTCGCTCAACTGGCGCAACAGAAAATGCGATCTTATGTGGTGTGCTTGCAGAAGGTTTTACTAAAATCTGGAACCCTCACATTCGTCCAGAAATCTTAGACTTAATAGATATGTTAAATAAAATGGGAGCAAATATTAAAGTTTATGGTCAGAGATCTATTGAGATAGAGGGTGTAAAAGAATTACAAGGTGTAAAACACAAAGTAATACCAGATAACATGGAAGCTATTACCTGGGCAATTGCATCTGCAATTACAGGTGGAGATATAGAAATTATTAACTTTCCTCTTGAGCATCTCGAGGTACCATTAGTCTTTCTACGTGAAAGTGGAATGAATTTCTATAAAGGTGAGCGTTCCCTAATTGTAAAGGGCAGTACCCCTTACCCTATAGAGATTAGTACAGGCCCGTATCCAGGAATAAATTCTGATATGCAACCACTTTTTGCAGTTTATGGAGCATGCTCACAAGGCGACTCTAAAATTGTAGATTTACGCTTTCCAGGAAGATATGCTTATGCTGAGGAATTAGCTAAAATGGGAATGAAGTACTCTATTGAAGGGGATATGCTAAAGATACATGGTGGTAATCAACTACAAGGTGCCAGAGTTAAGGCATTAGACCTAAGAGCAGGAATGGCTCTTATATTAGCAGGATTAGTTTCTGAAGGAGAAACTATAATTGAAGATGCTTGGCAGATTTCTCGAGGCTATGAAAACATAACTGAAAAACTTAAAGCCTTATCAAGTTAATTTTTTCTAAAAAATATGGTTAGCTAATTGCCGTAGATTTGAGACGATAAGCTAAGATTGGATAAAAGAAGAACCTTAATAATCGAGCATCTACATATAATAAGAGTATAATTTATTTTAAGATGCTCTATAGGTTTTTCTATATTACTTACACCATAAATATTAATATTGAATAAAAAATGAGGTATGGTTTGAAAGTTATAGAGAAGATGGACTTAACTGAACTAAATTCCTATCGGATAAAGAGCATCTGTAAAAAGGCCTATTTCCCTGATAGTGAAAAAGAACTAATCGCCCTACTTAAAGATAACTCATCTAAACCCTTAAATATTATTGGTAATGGTAATAATATTATTTTGTCTAAGGAATATTATGAAACCCCTTTCATAATTTTAAACAAATGTTTTGATAAAATAGTATTCGAAAATGGTTTATTGATAGCAGAAGCAGGGGCTACTTTATTGAAGTTGAGCGAAATAGCTCTACACTATGGTTTAACAGGTTTAGAGGAGTTTTATGATATCCCAAGCTCTGTTGGCGGGGCTATCGTAATGAATGCAGGCAATAAAGATAAAGAAATTAAAGATGTAATAACTAAAATCCGATTTTTAGATTTGAATACTCTAGAGGTAAGTGAAATTACAAGTGAACAAGCAAATTTTTCTTATCGAAATAGCTTTTTTCAAGAAGAAAATAACCATATTATATTAAAAGCATGGTTTAAGCTTAGTCCTGGTGATCCTAGTGAAATACAGCATAAAATGTTGCAAGGAAAAAAACTTAGATGGGCCAAGCAGCCTCGAGAATATCCTAACTCTGGCAGTGTTTTTAAAAGACCCGAAGGTAGATTCGTAGGGCCAATGCTTGATGAATTAAATCTTAAGGGATTATCCATAGGAGGAGCTCAGGTATCAACTAAGCACAGTGGATTCATTGTTAATAAAGGTTGTGCAACAGGGCAAGATATTCTTTCTCTAATTAGTGAAATTCAAAGAAGGGTAAAAATGCATTTTGGTATTGAATTGGTAGTTGAGCAAAGGATAATTTCGTAATGAAGATCTTGTTCTTTATTTCCGTACTCAAACATGGTAACGGTGGGCATCTATATAGTTTGTTACACATTTCAAATATAATCTCAAAAAAACATGATGTTGGTGTGATTTCAATCGGTCCTGGTGATAGTAGAAATATATGTAATAATCCCCATCATATTGTTCACATTGATTTTAATGGTTTAAATTTATTAAAACTTAAGTCGACCATTGATAAAACAATTAAAGATTTTCAACCTGATATTTTTCATTATTTTGATGTAGCTTCTTATAATGTAATAGCACCATTATATCCAAGATGGGCGACTAAAACTGTTCTTAATAAATGTGGAGGCCCTAATCCGAAGAAAGAGAACGAATTTCCGCATGTTCATAATCTTGTCTTATTTAGTCTTGAAAATCAAATATGGTTTGAAAGTAATAGTAATT
This window contains:
- a CDS encoding lipopolysaccharide biosynthesis protein yields the protein MNKNISHKIVALLKDTFNKKDSSSIFKGMLTLAIGSGTARIIGILSIPIITRIYSPSDYGVLALYVSTVSILVPGATLRYGTAIPLPKKDAFAINLLALGFLLILLYCISLFTIFYFFSDIIFLQFNISELGSLWWLVILSIAGAAIYELLNSWATRKKQYRVMATTQFAQSFIGNSSKIVLGLLGYKPIGLIIGQLLTLSSGSGGLIKASFKDFRLLLPNIKLSRIKFAAAYYKQFPIFRLPSQLLLQVSSNAPVLMMSALYGKGLTGQLSLAIMAISLPTGIISQAISSAFYAEIAKIGRRNLDQVRYLTIDIQKKLFLIGIPITILVMLLSESMFKVVFGAEWQVAGQFAAILAPFVLLQFTSNPLMQVLNIAGSQKHFLLINITRILGLAVLLLIFNTYEFSHETFVIALSIYLSLYYLGTTLFIIFTVRKPNITINPT
- a CDS encoding UDP-N-acetylglucosamine 1-carboxyvinyltransferase, which produces MKKNILCVSKTKLEGKVKVSGAKNAALKLLTASVLTSDKVELFDSPNGLLDMQVHIGMIEKMGKTCYQKDGYLCIEESSTISNELLWDERSIRNSLLILGSLTARFSQGKVPLPGGCPLGDRKYDLHIQVLESMGAKVWEEEGYLCAKSNGRLIGCEIHLPIRSTGATENAILCGVLAEGFTKIWNPHIRPEILDLIDMLNKMGANIKVYGQRSIEIEGVKELQGVKHKVIPDNMEAITWAIASAITGGDIEIINFPLEHLEVPLVFLRESGMNFYKGERSLIVKGSTPYPIEISTGPYPGINSDMQPLFAVYGACSQGDSKIVDLRFPGRYAYAEELAKMGMKYSIEGDMLKIHGGNQLQGARVKALDLRAGMALILAGLVSEGETIIEDAWQISRGYENITEKLKALSS
- the murB gene encoding UDP-N-acetylmuramate dehydrogenase, which translates into the protein MRYGLKVIEKMDLTELNSYRIKSICKKAYFPDSEKELIALLKDNSSKPLNIIGNGNNIILSKEYYETPFIILNKCFDKIVFENGLLIAEAGATLLKLSEIALHYGLTGLEEFYDIPSSVGGAIVMNAGNKDKEIKDVITKIRFLDLNTLEVSEITSEQANFSYRNSFFQEENNHIILKAWFKLSPGDPSEIQHKMLQGKKLRWAKQPREYPNSGSVFKRPEGRFVGPMLDELNLKGLSIGGAQVSTKHSGFIVNKGCATGQDILSLISEIQRRVKMHFGIELVVEQRIIS